The window CGCAGGTAGCACCGTCACTTTACAGCCACGAGAAACTAGCATACGTAAAATATTGCGTTTAACACCGTAGTCGTAAGCTACTACGTGGAATTTTGGAGTAGCCGCATAAGTAAAACCTTTACCTAGCTTCCATTCGCCTTCGGTAAACTCATAAGGCTTATCGCAACTCACCACTTTAGCTAAATCCATACCAGACAAGCCCGGGAAACCTGAAATCGCAGCTTGCGCCAATGCAATCGCTTTTGCTTCATCTGCCTCGCCAGCTATTACTGCACCCGTTTGCGCACCTTTTTCGCGCAATATTCTAGTCAACTTGCGAGTATCAATATCGGCAATCGCCACGACATTGTTAGCACTTAAATACTCTGAAAGTGACTGCGTATTTCTAAAGTTACTATACGTGAGTGGCAAGTCGCGAATAATCAAACCGCTTGCATATACTTGACCAGACTCTACGTCTTCAAGATTCACACCATAATTACCGATATGCGGATAAGTAAGTGTTACGATTTGTTTGGTGTAAGATGGATCTGTGAGAATCTCTTGGTAGCCAGTCATTGAGGTGTTGAATACAACTTCACCTACTGTTTGGCCAGAAGCACCGATTGATGTTCCACGAAACACAGTTCCATCTGCAAGTACTAGTATGGCGGGCAGGTTTTGTGACACGGTAACTCCTTGGATTAAAACATTAATTAATTTTTTAGTGCTAAGTTCATCATAGTATTCATTATGAACAAATGGCAGATACGCAAAACGGGAGGAGCTTTATACTCTTCCCGTTTCAGAATTAACGAATTATACCGACAAGCGGCCTGCTTTTCAACTTTTGATTGTAACTTGATTGTAAAAAGCCGCTTAGAATTTTAAAGTAGAAGTAAATAAAATACGTTAAAGGTTAGCTATGAACAAATCGATTTCCCAACTTATCACTGAAAACCACATCCACGAAATTGAGTGCGTGATACCCGATATGACAGGCATAGCACGCGGCAAAATCCTGCCTAAAGATTTATTTTTAAGTGCTGGCGAAATGCGTTTACCTAAAAGCGTGTTGTTGAATACTGTGAATGGTCAGCAACCTGATAACGGGCCTTATGTGGGCGATACCGACCCCGATATGATCTGCAAGCCAGACATTTCAACCTTTAGAGTTGTGCCTTGGGCTGCAGAGCCTGTGGCCGTGATTATTCACGACTGTTTGGAATGGGATGGCACACCAGTAGCACTTTCGCCGCGCGCCGTGCTACGCCGTGTGATTGATCTTTATACTAAGCGTGGCTGGCGTCCAGTGGTGGCGCCGGAAATGGAGTTTTTTCTTGTAGCTCGCCAACAAAACCCTCATGAACCTCTACAACCGCCTATTGGTCGCACAGGCAAGCCGGAAGCTGGCAGACAGAGTTATTCAATTGATGCGGTAAATGATTTTGACCCATTTTTCATGGAGCTTTCTAAATTCTGCGACGTGCACAGATTAGGCGTCGAGACTTTGATTCACGAAGCTGGTGCAGGGCAAATGGAGATCAATTTCACCCATGGTGACCCGTTAGAATTAGCTGATCGCGTGTTTTTATTCAAACGCACAGTGCGCGAAACGGCTTTGCGTCACGGCATATTTGCCACATTTATGGCAAAACCAATGGAAGCCGAGCCAGGCAGCGCGATGCATATACACCAAAGCGTCATTGATGCTGACGGCAACAATATATTTAGCAAAGCCGATGGCAGCGCTAGCCCTGAGTTTTTCCACTATATCGCGGGTTTACAAAAATATGTTCCACAAGTGATGCCTATGTTTGCACCTTATGTAAACTCATATCGCAGACTAGCGCCATTCATGTCGGCCCCTACCAATGTGCGTTGGGGTTATGACAACCGTACTTGTGGTATACGTGTACCTAACTCTGACGCAAACTCAAGGCGCGTTGAAAACCGTGTACCAGGCGTAGATGTGAACCCCTATTTAGCGATTGCCGCCACACTAGCTTGTGGTTACCAAGGAATAGTTGAAGCGCTGCAGCCAACTGAAGCGCTAACAACTAGTGCATGGAACATGGCGGATGACCTGCCACATCATTTAGAAGATGCGATTGAATTGCTGCGTAACTGTGAGCCTATGCATGAGCTTTTTGGCACAAAATTTGTTGATGCGTTCTGCGCGGTTAAAGAGTTGGAATATGGCACTTACAACCGCGTGATTAGCTCGTGGGAGCGTGAGCATTTATTGTTACTGGTATAAATCTATAATGAGCATGACAGTTGGATTAGATTTCGCTCGACGTTAATATATCGTCGGCATAAACAACAAACATATTGCGGCCAAGGCGCTTAGCTGAGTACATCGCTTCATCAGCACACTTCAATAAATTTGCTGGGGTAGCGCCAGACTTTGAATAAATCGCCACGCCTAAGCTACCGCCAATTTCCAGCATTTTACCTTCAACTTCAAAAGGTTTAGTCAGGGCTTTAATGATTTTTTCTGCGGCTACCGTCGCTTGCTGCTCGTCGTCCACTTTTGGCAATAGAATCACAAACTCATCGCCACCTATCCTAGCAACTGTATCATCTGTGCGGAGTAATTCTTTCAAGCGCCCCGCCACACTCACCAATAATTGATCCCCTACCTCATGCCCATAATCATCATTAACGGCTTTAAAATAATCCAAATCCAAGAACATAATAGCTACCATATGCTTTGAACGCTTAGCAGCTTTAAATGCTTGCGCGGCTCGGTCATCTAGCAGCCTACGATTTGGTAGGCCTGTCAGTGCATCATAGTAGGCTAGCTCTGAAAGCACAGTAGTTGATTCAAACAGTTGCTTGAGCAAGTTCTCAACATACTCGTTTCTAAGAATCAGCCCAGTTAATATCAACAAAAAGAATAAAGTTAGCAAGGCCGGGAATAAGGTTTTACTCAGCAAGCGCTGATTCCATCCTTTTGCAGCTACATCGACGTTCAACATCACAAAATTTGGCGTTTTAACCGTAACACTCACAGGTACGCGCGCACTGATCCATGTTCCCCAGTGGTCTGTGACAGGACCCTCGACAATAGGTACTCTTATTTTCATCACGCGCTTTAGCTCGTCACTCGCTTCTGTAAATATTTCAGCCAACTTAGATATTTCAGAGGGTGGCTGTGGGCTGGCATCAAGTAAAAATCTAACCTGTTTTTTACTTTGAGTTTTATCTAAATACAGTAGATAGATAAAGTGACAATCCACATTCACTCTACATGCGCTGTTCAGCTTTGAATTTAGTTCAACTAAATCTTTTACCTTAATTAGATCTGGATCAGTATTTAAGGTCTTTGCAAAAGGCTGCCAGTCGATAGATTTCTCGATAGTTCTAGCGTAAGTGATTAAGTTATTACGCATCTCCTCGTCTTGCGCTTGCTTGGTATGTATGACAAACAACACACCTGCAGCCGAGGTAATCGTAAATAAAAGAATATAGAAAAATCTAGAGCTAGATAAAAAGGATTTTAATCCGCCGAACTTAATCATGAAAGTTTCGTTTCTGAATTCTGAATAGACTCTTGATTTGGAATCAAGATGTGTGGCTGGAGTTACTACAAAAGTAGTGTTTTAGGGTTCCAAGATTAGCTAAGCGTGACTATCTCAACCCTAAAACATCCTGCATATCAAAAAGTCCAGTTTGCTTGCCAATTAGAAATTTTGCAGCGCGTAAAGCGCCAGATGCAAATGTAGCGCGGCTACTGGCTTTGTGCGTCAACTCTACGCGTTCACCTAAGCCTGCGAATAGCACCGTGTGATCTCCCACCACATCGCCACCACGTACCGTAGCAAAACCAATGGTGCTAGGATCGCGCTCGCCCGTTACGCCTTCACGGCCATAAACGGCGCACTCTTCTAAGTTGCGACCCAGCGCGCTTGCTGCAGCTTCACCCAAACGCAAAGCTGTACCAGATGGAGCATCCACCTTGAAGCGATGATGCGCCTCAATAATTTCGATATCGAAACCTTCATTCAACACTTTAGCAGCAGACTGAACTAAGTTAATCAATAAAGACACGCCAACACTAGTGTTTGGCGCAAAAACAATGGCTATATTTTTAGAAGCCGCCTCAATCAGCAACTTTTGTTCTGCTGAAAACCCTGTCGTGCCGATAATCATTTTGACATTGTGTTTTTGGCAGGCAGCTAAATACATCAAGCTAGCTTCTGGACGGGTAAAATCGACCAAAATATCCGCATTTATCAAGGCTTCATCTATACTATCGGTGACTTTAACGCCTGTAATCTTACCTTGTTGTTCGCCCGCATCGCGGCCAAGTTGAGGATTGCCTGAACGATCAAGAGCCCCATGCAACACTAAGTCCGTATCAGCAAAAACGCATTCAAGAAGAGCGTGACCCATGCGACCAGAACAGCCTGCGATGACTACTTTTAAGGGATTTGCCATGATTCTAACTACCTAATAAATCTATAATATTTAAAAAAACAAATGTTCTCGTCATTACCTAACACCGCTTTGCGAGTTAGTCTGCCCTGAAAAATTAGAAACCAATTTTTTCTAGCATTCTGTCAAAAAAACTTGGCTCACCTTCTGGAGGTAAATCTTTTGGCTTAGGTACAGATTTATTACCTGCACGTGGCGCCGCTGGCGCAGGAGCGGCTTCTAGTTCAGCATCTTCAGTCAATTTCATACCTCTATCAAACTTCATACCTGCAGCTGATTCATATGACTTAACTGGCTCAGTTACAGTTTTAACTGGCTCAGCTTTAGTTTGCGTAACAACAGCTTTTTTTTCGGGTACAGCTTTCATTTCAACCACTGGGCTAGATTGCACAGGTACAACCTCTTTTACAGGCTCAACAACTGGCGGCACTTCAGCTACAGCAGCAGGCGCTTCCACAGGTGTAGATGCTGCAGTAGGTACATTCATTGGCAATGCCTCCAGCGGCACAGCCATCATCGACTGCGGCTCATCTGATTTCGGCTCTTCTATAGGTGTTGCAGATTTTCTAGCTAGCTCATCTTTAGCCTGCTCTGCTGCACTTTTGGCAGCCTCTTCAGCTTCGGCCTTTGCTTTAGCAGCCGCGGCTTCTTTAGCTAGTGTTGCTTCGTCTTTTTGCCAAAACTTCAACTTATTGAGCACGCCTTTTTCTTCAGGTTTTTCAGTTGGGTTTATGACGCGCGTACCACTATTTGTAGATCCTTCATCGGTTTTTGGTTCACTTCCTTTTGGAATCACATCACCACGCACCGCTTTTAACGAGTCACCTTCAAAATCTAAAATCACGCGACGCTGCTCGGTAATTTTGCCTTTTTCGCGCATTTGGTAAACATAATCCCAGCGATTACCGTGAAAGCTATCTTGAATTAAGGGCGTACCCATAATAAAACGCACTTGCGATTTGGTCATACCAGGTCGCAATTGCAACAACATTTTAGAAGTCACTACATTGCCTTGTTGCACATCCAGCTTGTAAGGTTTTATTGTTGGCAATGCCGTGCCGCATGACGCGCAGAGAACTGCTAATAAAATAACTGTGTACCGCAAAGTAGAAAAAATACGCATATTATGACTTTAGTTTGAATTAGCGTTAATATAACACGTAGATAGCGAACCAAAAAACACTGTCATTATTAAATGTGAGTAAACAACGATGCAAGATCAAAAAGACTTAAAAAACGCAGGCCTGAAGGCTACATTACCTAGACTAAAAGTATTAAGCCTGTTTGAAAATAGTAAAGAACGCCATTTGTCGGCCGAAGATATTTATAAAGTGATGCTCAACTCAGGTGAAGATGTTGGCTTAGCGACGGTTTATCGAGTACTTACTCAATTTGAGCAAGCTGGCTTGCTTGTACGCCACCATTTTGAAAGCGGCAAAGCCGTTTTTGAGCTGAATCAGGGCGGACATCACGACCATATCGTATGTATGAAATGTGGTCGTGTAGAAGAGTTCTATGATGCAGAAATCGAAAAAAGGCAAGAAGCTGCTGCCGCGAAATTTGGTTTTAAAATGCAAGATCACTCACTCACCATTTACGGCATTTGCGAAAAACAGCCTTGCGATAAATAATATTTAACGCGCCAACATCTCTTTTGCATGTTGGCGTGTGGTTTCAGTAATCTCAATACCACCCAACATCCGTGCAATTTCCTCTACGCGCGCTTCATCATCTAACACGGCAATTGTACTGAGCGTTTGCGCATTCACCAACGACTTGCTCACGCGTAGATGATGCGTACCTAATGCTGCGACCTGCGGCAAATGGGTAATCACAAGCACTTGGCGTTCAGTTAAGTTTTTACTGTCTTGCTGCTCACCTAATTGCTTCAAAAGCTGCCCCACAACCTCAGCGACACCGCCACCGATACCAACATCTACCTCGTCGAATATCATGGTTGGAATACTTTCTTTTTGCGCGGTAACGACACGAATGGCTAAACTAATACGCGAAAGTTCTCCTCCAGAGGCTACTTTAGCAAGCGGTCTGGCAACCACTCCTGCGTGACCTGCAACCAAAAACTCAACCTGCTCAAGTCCATTGATTGTTGGCGCTTGCTCTGTAAGCGCCACTTCAAACTTACCGCCGCTTAAAGACAAGCGCTGCATTTCTGTGCTGATTTGTGCACCTAGTTTTGCTGCCGCAGCTTTTCGACCATCACTCAGTTGTTTCGCTAACTGCATGTAAGTAGCCAAAGCTTGAGTTTCCTGCTTGGCAAGCTCGCCATCATTTGCAAACAGTTCTAATTCCGCCATGCGCGCTTGTGAGTTAAGAAGCAACTCTGCTAACTCTTCTGGTTTAACGCGGTTTTTGCGAGCAGTGTTATGTATGTTTTGGATTCTGGAATCCAACTTCGCAAGCCCTGCTGGATCTAGTTCGGCACGTTGAAGATAGCGATTTAAAAAGCGCGAGGTTTCTTCAAGTTGAATAATGGCTGAATCAAGCGTTTCAGCGGCCTCAGCCATTGCAGTGTCATATTCACACAGGCTTTGCAACTTATGTTGAACCTGAGACAGCAAGCGCATGGCGGATAATTCACCCTCACTTAACAACTCACGGCACTCCTCACCACCGGTAATCAAGCCAGCGCCATTTGATAAACGCAAATGCTCTTGCTGCAATTCTTCCCATTCGACAGGGCTTAATGAAACTTGCGCTAACTCACGCGTGTTGTCGCGTAAATCTGCTAGTTCGTCAGCATATGCGCTAGCATTTTTTTCAACTTCTAAACGTTGCTGATTAAGTGCATGCCATACTTTATATTGCGCCGAGACTTGTAATGCCAAGCCGGACAAGCCGCCGAAGTTATCTAACACATTGCGCTGCGTGGCAAGTTTTAGTAGAGAGTGATGCGCATTCTGGCTGTAGATATCCACCAGCAATTCACCTAACTCTTTGAGTTGAGCAACCGTCACTGTTGCGCCATTGATAAAAGCACGCGAACGACCATCAGCGTACATCACTCGGCGTAAAATCAGTTCGTTTGCTTCATTTTCCATTTCCGCATCGACTAACCATTGCTTCGCTTCTAGGTTATTCGTAATAGCAAAAATGGCGCTAATTTCAGCTTTATCACATCCCGCGCGGGTGACGCCACCTTCTGCGCGCGCGCCTAATGCTAACGATAAGGCATCAATTAAAATAGACTTACCAGCACCAGTTTCACCGGTCAGCACGGTAAAACCAGTTTCGAAGTCTAAATCAAGTTGATTGACGATAACAAAATCACGAACAGAGAGGCTTTGTAGCATAACTAAATTTAGCCCCAGTTCAGTTTGTTGCGCAGCATATCAAAATAACAATAATCGCTTGGATGCAATAAAGAAACCGTCTGCTCTGCACGATTGACAGTAATTTTATCGCCGACTTCTAACGTCACCTGAAATTGACCATCAAAGCTCAGGTGCGCCTCGTCAAACTGCATCAAGGTAATTTCAATTAAGCTATCACTATGTACGGCAATTGGTCGATTACTCAGCGTATGCGGACAAATTGGCACTAATGAAATCGCTTGTAAATTAGGATGTAGGATCTGACCGCCCGCTGAGAGCGCATAAGCGGTAGTGCCCGTAGGCGTGCTTATAATCAAGCCATCGGCACGTTGTTTATGCACGAATTTGTGGTCGATAGTCACTTCCAACTCAATCAATCGCAAAGCACTTTTAATCACCACGTCATTCAATGCAAAATTGTCATGGACTAATTTTCCATCACGCATCACCTGTGCTGTTAGCATCACGCGTGGCTCTTCAATAAAATCACCGGATAAAATTTTATCTAATTGCTCAAGCATGTCCTCGGCACGTAAATCGGTTAAAAAACCAAATCGTCCGCGGTTAATGCCGACTAGTGGCACATTATGATCTATCAGGCTGCGCGCCACGCTGAGCATGGTGCCATCACCGCCCATCACTATCACCAAGTCAACTTTACTACCTATTTTTTCTAATGATTCCGTTTTAAAGCCGGTCAGGTCAACATATTGAGCTGTGTTATTTTCTATCCATATATCGAGATCTTTTACAGCTAAATGATGCACCAAATCTGTCAAATCACTCTGCATCAATTGTAGAGCCGATTGGTTCATGTATTTGCCAATGATGGCGATAGACTTAAATGTTTGATTCATGGCGAAATTAAATCACAGATGCCTTTTTGCGCCAAGTGAAAGCTAAAGATATAGTTAAAGCTAAAGATTATGGTAAAAGCGTATTATGTGAACAAATTAGCTAGTTATCAGTATGACGAATGCCATAAATCGGGCAAAATATATAGCCATGGACAAACGCGCGCAGATATTATTAAAAACCTTGGTTGAACATTACATTAGTGATGGTCAACCTATCGGTTCGCGCACGCTATTGCAGCATTCTGGCTTAGATGTGAGTGCGGCAACTATACGCAATGTAATGAGTGACTTGGAGCAACTTGGCTTTATCGCCAGTCCGCACACTTCGGCAGGCCGCATTCCGACACAAAAAGGTTATCGCCTATTTGTCGATTCACTGCTGACAGTGCAACCGCTAGAAACGCAAGCAATACAGCAACTCAAAAGCGGTTTGTCTTCACCCAACCCCACCGAATTGATTGCCAGCGCGGCAGATATGCTTTCACAGCTAACGCAATTTGCAGGTTTGGTGATGATTCCTAAGCGCAAGCGTGTGGCTTTTAAGCATTTGGAATTTTTACCTTTATCTGAAACTCGAATTTTAGTCATCATCGTTACTAGCGATGGCAATGTGCAAAATCGCATACTGATGGCAGAAAAGAAATATTCGCAAAGTGAGCTGACGCAAGCCAGCAATTACTTTAATGCAAATTTTTCAGGTCAAACCTTTGAAGAGGTGCAACAAAAACTGCATATTGAGCTCCAACAAATGCAATCGGATATGAATCGCCTGATGGCAGCCGCGCTGGAAGCTAGTAGCAAAGCTGTGGATAGCAATAAAGATGGCGTTGTGATTGCCGGAGAGCGTAATTTGCTTCAAGTTGATGAACTCTCCACCAACGTAAGCAGCTTGCGTAAGTTATTTGAAATATTTGAGCGCCGCACTTCGCTGATGCAATTGCTTGATAATAGCCAACGTGCTGAAGGCATACAAATATTCATCGGCGGCGAAAGTGGGTACTTACCTTTAGACGAATGCAGCATGATTACCGCCCCGTATGAAGCTGATGGTCAGGTAGTCGGCACGCTAGGCGTCATTGGTCCAACACGTATGGCTTATGAACGCGTGATACCGATTGTGGATGTCACTGCGAAACTATTATCAAATGCATTATCGAATAATTAAATAGAAAAAATACTTAGAAACCATACATGGCTTACTACAACCCAGAACCAAAGTACGAACACGGCGACCAACTTAAAGTTGGTATTTTATTGGCTAATTTAGGTACGCCAGATGCGCCAACAGCCCAAGCTTTACGTCCCTATTTGCGTCAATTTTTAAGCGATACTCGCGTAGTAGAAATCCCTCGCGCCCTTTGGTGGTTTATTTTAAATTGTATTATCTTAGCTATTCGACCAAAAAAATCGGCAGAAAAATACGCGCAAATATGGCTGAAAGAAGGTTCGCCTTTATTGGTTCACGCGCAGAAACAAGCTACTTTATTACGTGGATTCTTAGGTCAGAAAATCAAGTCACCCTTTGCTGTTGAGTTGGGGATGAGCTATGGCAACCCAAGCATGCAATCTGCCATTGATAAGTTAAAAGCTCAGCACTGCGACCGTGTTTTAGTGTTTCCGCTGTATCCGCAATATGCGGCTAGCAGCACAGCATCAGCCATGGACGCCGTGTTTCGCGTATTGCTCAAAACACGCAACCAGCCAGCCATTCGTAGCATACGGAATTACAATGACCACCCTGCTTATATTGCCGCGTTGGCCTCTAGCGTGCGCGAACATTGGAGAATCAACGGTAAGCCAAGTAAGTTAGTGATGAGCTTTCACGGCGTGCCAAAAGTACATTTAACCAGTGGCGACCCCTATCATTGCCAATGCCACAAAACTGGTCGTCTATTGGCTGAAGCTTTAGAGCTAAGCAAAGACGAATATTTAATCGCGTTTCAATCGCGCTTTGGTAAGCAAGAATGGTTAAAGCCTTACCTTGCTAGCACTCTCGAGGATTTAGGCAAAGCTAAAACCAAACGTATTGATGTTATCTGCCCAGGTTTTAGTAGTGACTGCCTAGAAACCTTAGAGGAAATTGCCATGGAAGGTAAACACATCTTCCAAAGTAATGGCGGTGGTGAGTACCACTACATACCAGCATTAAATGAAAATGAAGCTTGGATACACGCCATGACAGCAATTGCGCTAGAAAATCTGCAAGGTTGGGTTTCAATTGAGTGGGATTACGATTTAGTTAATAAAGGCAATGAAATGACTAAATTACGTGCTCAAGCTTTGGGTGCTAAGCAATAAGCGCTATACTTTTGCTTTAAGCAGACTTCACACACTTTATGATAGTAATTACTGGCGGCGCAGGGATGATAGGCTCTATCATCGCTTGGCATCTGAATACAAAACTTCAACGTGACGACATGGTGATTGTTGACCTCATCACGCATGAAAACCAATGGCAGAATTTGGTTAAACGGCAATATGTGCAATATTTGGATAAAGACCAACTGATGCCATGGTTGGAAGGCCGTCAGGATATTGAAGCAATCATCCACATGGGTGCTATCAGCGCAACAACCGAGCGCGACTTTAACAAGCTCGTTGAAGCCAATATTCATTACTCACAAAACCTGTGGACGTGGTGCGCCAACAATAACGCTGCTTTCTTCTACGCAAGTTCAGCCGCCACTTATGGCGATGGCGAGCATGGTTATGATGACGTTTCCATTGAAAATCTTCGCCCACTGAATGGCTATGGTTACTCAAAACATTTTTTCGACCAATGGGCTTTGCAACAGGTAAACAAGGGATTGGCAGTGCCATCAGCATGGGCAGGCTTCAAATTCTTTAATGTTTACGGCCCAAACGAATATCATAAAGAACGTATGGCAAGCGTGGCATTTCACAGTTTTAACCAATTTAAAGAAACTGGCACCGTCAAGCTTTTCAAAAGCCATAAAGAAGGTTATTCAGATGGCATGCAATTACGCGATTTTGTGTATGTGAAAGATGCAGCAGCAGCCGTTGTGCACTTTCTAACCGCAGCCTTAAGTGGCAAAGCCTGCACTAATGGCATCTATAACATTGGTACTGGCAAAGCGCGCGCATTTAAAGATTTAGCCACTAGCGTGATGTCCAGCATGGGTAAATCGCCCAACATTACCTACATTGATATGCCTGAAGATCTACAAGGTAAATACCAATACTTTACCGAAGCTACCGCAGCTAAACTACGCGCAGCAGGTTATACGCAGCCGTTCTGCAGCTTAGAAGAAGGTGTACAAGATTACGTACAAAACTATTTAATGCATGATGATGCTTATTGCTAAGTTAAAGTAAATGACCTATATGAATTCGCAATTAATCGACACTGTACGTCAATTCACAGGCAGCAAAAAATCCATATTAGTCATCGGCGATGTGATGTTAGATCGTTACCTAATAGGCAATGTGAATCGCATTTCACCTGAGGCGCCTGTACCTGTCGTGCTGCTTAAACAATCAGAAGATAGAGCTGGCGGCGCAGCCAACGTAGCCGCAAACTTATCTGGCTTAGGGCTAAACACCGAAATCATCGGCTGTATCGGTGACGATGTGACAGGCAAAATTCTAACGCAAATAATTGCGGACTCTGGCATAGGAGTCGCGAACATTATGACTTCTAAGTTACGTCCAACCGTCTCGAAAACTAGAGTGATGAGCGGCAATCAACAAATTGTGCGTATTGATGATGAAAGCGCTGCAGCTTTTACTGTTGAAGAAAACCAGCAGCTACTCAGCAATGTAACTCAAGCCCTAAACAATAAACCTGCCATGGTCATTTTGTCTGATTATGCTAAAGGCGTGTTAAGTGACAACACCTGTAAAGCCATCATTGAGTATTGCAAACAGCTGAACATACCTGTCATTGCCGACCCTAAAGGCCGTGATTACGGCAAATATAAGGGCGCCAGCACGCTCACCCCCAACAAAAAAGAAACTGCCGAGGCCTGTGGCGTCGACATCAATGAAACAGAAGCATTACTGCATGCCGCCGAACAGTTGAAAAATCAGCTGAACTTAGACTTTCTTGCCGTCACTCGTGGCGAAGAAGGTATTTCGCTTATTGACGATAAACAGATACAACATATTCCAGCTACTGCAAAAAAAGTATTCGATGTTTCAGGTGCTGGTGACACGGTAATTGCCACACTGGCTGCAGGTTTAGCGCATGGCTTAAATCCACACGATGCCTTACAACTTGCGAATATTGCCGCAGGTATTGTAGTCGGCAAAGTCGGCACTGTGCCCGTTTCAAAAGCCGAACTACTAAAAGCATTAGTGAGCGAAGACGGTCAATCGCAAGCTGATAAAATTTGTGATAATGCTCAACTGGCTGAACTAGTAAGTCGCTGGAAAGCTAATCAACAAAAAATAGTCTTTACCAATGGTTGTTTTGATTTACTACATGCAGGACATGTGACCTATTTAGAAGCGGCCAAGAAAACTGGTGATAAATTAATTCTAGGGTTAAATACCGATCGCTCTGTAAGCGCCCTGAAAGGCCCAACACGCCCAGTAGTACATGAAGGCGATAGAGCTCGTGTATTAGCCGCATTGGCCTCGGTAGACGCGGTTATTTTATTTGACGAAGACACGCCATTACAACTAATAGACGCCATACGTCCAGATGTCATTGTGAAAGGTGATGATTACACAGAAGACCAAGTAGTAGGCGGCACTGAGGTTAAATCGTGGGGCGGTAGTGTCAAATTGATTCCATTGGTGCAAGGCCGCAGCACTAGCAACATCATCAAAAAACTAGGTGCGTAGTGGCGAAGTTGCAATCAACTCAATCCAAAATATTGGTACTTGGCCCATCATGGGTCGGCGATATGGTGCTTGCGCAAAGCCTGTTCAAAACGCTTAAATTAAAAGACCCTAACTGCATTATTGACGTTGCCGCACCAGCATGGACATTACCTCTCATAGAGCGCATGCCAGAGGTGAATAAAGGCATCGCCCTGCCCTTCAAACACGGTGAGTTTGCGCTGTTTGAACGTATTAAATTTGGTAAAAGTCTGCGCAATGAAGCCTATACCCAAGCAATCATTCTGACCAACTCCCTTAAATCTGCCATCTTGCCCTTTGCCGCAAATATTCCGCAACGCACCAGCTTTTTAGGTGAGTTGCGTTACG is drawn from Methylotenera versatilis 301 and contains these coding sequences:
- the fur gene encoding ferric iron uptake transcriptional regulator — its product is MQDQKDLKNAGLKATLPRLKVLSLFENSKERHLSAEDIYKVMLNSGEDVGLATVYRVLTQFEQAGLLVRHHFESGKAVFELNQGGHHDHIVCMKCGRVEEFYDAEIEKRQEAAAAKFGFKMQDHSLTIYGICEKQPCDK
- the recN gene encoding DNA repair protein RecN, encoding MLQSLSVRDFVIVNQLDLDFETGFTVLTGETGAGKSILIDALSLALGARAEGGVTRAGCDKAEISAIFAITNNLEAKQWLVDAEMENEANELILRRVMYADGRSRAFINGATVTVAQLKELGELLVDIYSQNAHHSLLKLATQRNVLDNFGGLSGLALQVSAQYKVWHALNQQRLEVEKNASAYADELADLRDNTRELAQVSLSPVEWEELQQEHLRLSNGAGLITGGEECRELLSEGELSAMRLLSQVQHKLQSLCEYDTAMAEAAETLDSAIIQLEETSRFLNRYLQRAELDPAGLAKLDSRIQNIHNTARKNRVKPEELAELLLNSQARMAELELFANDGELAKQETQALATYMQLAKQLSDGRKAAAAKLGAQISTEMQRLSLSGGKFEVALTEQAPTINGLEQVEFLVAGHAGVVARPLAKVASGGELSRISLAIRVVTAQKESIPTMIFDEVDVGIGGGVAEVVGQLLKQLGEQQDSKNLTERQVLVITHLPQVAALGTHHLRVSKSLVNAQTLSTIAVLDDEARVEEIARMLGGIEITETTRQHAKEMLAR
- a CDS encoding NAD(+) kinase, with product MNQTFKSIAIIGKYMNQSALQLMQSDLTDLVHHLAVKDLDIWIENNTAQYVDLTGFKTESLEKIGSKVDLVIVMGGDGTMLSVARSLIDHNVPLVGINRGRFGFLTDLRAEDMLEQLDKILSGDFIEEPRVMLTAQVMRDGKLVHDNFALNDVVIKSALRLIELEVTIDHKFVHKQRADGLIISTPTGTTAYALSAGGQILHPNLQAISLVPICPHTLSNRPIAVHSDSLIEITLMQFDEAHLSFDGQFQVTLEVGDKITVNRAEQTVSLLHPSDYCYFDMLRNKLNWG
- the hrcA gene encoding heat-inducible transcriptional repressor HrcA, producing MDKRAQILLKTLVEHYISDGQPIGSRTLLQHSGLDVSAATIRNVMSDLEQLGFIASPHTSAGRIPTQKGYRLFVDSLLTVQPLETQAIQQLKSGLSSPNPTELIASAADMLSQLTQFAGLVMIPKRKRVAFKHLEFLPLSETRILVIIVTSDGNVQNRILMAEKKYSQSELTQASNYFNANFSGQTFEEVQQKLHIELQQMQSDMNRLMAAALEASSKAVDSNKDGVVIAGERNLLQVDELSTNVSSLRKLFEIFERRTSLMQLLDNSQRAEGIQIFIGGESGYLPLDECSMITAPYEADGQVVGTLGVIGPTRMAYERVIPIVDVTAKLLSNALSNN
- the hemH gene encoding ferrochelatase, with product MAYYNPEPKYEHGDQLKVGILLANLGTPDAPTAQALRPYLRQFLSDTRVVEIPRALWWFILNCIILAIRPKKSAEKYAQIWLKEGSPLLVHAQKQATLLRGFLGQKIKSPFAVELGMSYGNPSMQSAIDKLKAQHCDRVLVFPLYPQYAASSTASAMDAVFRVLLKTRNQPAIRSIRNYNDHPAYIAALASSVREHWRINGKPSKLVMSFHGVPKVHLTSGDPYHCQCHKTGRLLAEALELSKDEYLIAFQSRFGKQEWLKPYLASTLEDLGKAKTKRIDVICPGFSSDCLETLEEIAMEGKHIFQSNGGGEYHYIPALNENEAWIHAMTAIALENLQGWVSIEWDYDLVNKGNEMTKLRAQALGAKQ
- the rfaD gene encoding ADP-glyceromanno-heptose 6-epimerase, which produces MIVITGGAGMIGSIIAWHLNTKLQRDDMVIVDLITHENQWQNLVKRQYVQYLDKDQLMPWLEGRQDIEAIIHMGAISATTERDFNKLVEANIHYSQNLWTWCANNNAAFFYASSAATYGDGEHGYDDVSIENLRPLNGYGYSKHFFDQWALQQVNKGLAVPSAWAGFKFFNVYGPNEYHKERMASVAFHSFNQFKETGTVKLFKSHKEGYSDGMQLRDFVYVKDAAAAVVHFLTAALSGKACTNGIYNIGTGKARAFKDLATSVMSSMGKSPNITYIDMPEDLQGKYQYFTEATAAKLRAAGYTQPFCSLEEGVQDYVQNYLMHDDAYC